The Macrobrachium nipponense isolate FS-2020 chromosome 1, ASM1510439v2, whole genome shotgun sequence genome includes a window with the following:
- the LOC135220002 gene encoding superoxide dismutase [Cu-Zn]-like translates to MGRCSTLVLYFIAVIVMMGAGALIGALCVWYLAPREAAAPAHGIQEVRNALCVFNSGNIYGTVHLTEVGANPDNELTIKTNITGIPVGLHGFHIHQWGVPADGDCKKCGGHYNPKGLKHGAPSDSERHVGDLGNIRVTSTTTEIEIVDSEASLWGSDSVVGRSFVIHEKEDDLGTKDDQESKKTGNAGQRLACCTIYLVEA, encoded by the exons ATGGGCAGGTGTAGCACACTGGTGCTGTATTTCATAGCTGTGATTGTCATGATGGGCGCAGGTGCCCTGATTGGAGCCTTGTGCGTTTGGTATTTGGCACCCAGAGAAGCGGCCGCTCCCGCGCACGGG ATCCAGGAAGTCCGGAACGCCCTCTGTGTCTTCAACAGTGGCAATATCTATGGAACGGTTCATTTGACGGAAGTAGGTGCTAATCCAGACAACGAGCTCACCATCAAAACCAACATTACAG GCATTCCAGTAGGACTTCATGGGTTCCACATTCACCAGTGGGGAGTACCAGCCGATGGCGACTGCAAGAAATGTGGGGGTCACTACAACCCCAAAGGCCTCAAGCATGGGGCCCCCAGCGACTCTGAACGACACGTGGGTGACCTTGGAAACATCAGAGTGACATCAACAACTACTGAAATAGAG ATTGTGGACAGTGAGGCCAGCCTTTGGGGAAGTGACTCCGTTGTAGGTCGATCATTTGTCATACACGAAAAGGAAGATGACTTAGGAACCAAGGACGACCAAGAATCAAAGAAAACAGGCAATGCAGGACAACGCTTAGCATGTTGCACCATCTACCTCGTAGAGGCTTGA